From the Octopus sinensis linkage group LG28, ASM634580v1, whole genome shotgun sequence genome, one window contains:
- the LOC115225898 gene encoding brorin, with protein sequence MLAYLSAFCFFVAAISTGDGLSIDSCFYHGKPYPLGEHFMDGCKSCECTGKGHVICIGVADCPEPNVCHHEGKTYKVGETFPSPTGQCTCTDERGIICSLNEAHERTVPYCYYKGKTYGLGKFKDGNCNICQCMKNGIVACTIGVC encoded by the exons ATGCTGGCATATCTCTCCGCATTCTGCTTCTTTGTTGCTGCCATCTCAACAG GTGACGGTCTCAGCATTGATTCATGTTTCTATCATGGAAAACCGTATCCTCTTGGAGAACACTTCATGGATGGCTGTAAATCTTGTGAATGCACTGGAAAAGGCCATGTAATATGTATTGGAGTTGCTGACTGCCCAGAACCAAATG TGTGTCATCACGAAGGTAAAACATACAAGGTAGGAGAAACCTTTCCTTCGCCCACAGGACAGTGCACATGCACTGATGAACGTGGGATCATTTGTTCCCTCAATGAAG CTCATGAAAGAACCGTTCCTTATTGCTATTACAAAGGCAAAACTTACGGATTGGGAAAATTCAAAGACGGTAATTGCAACATCTGCCAATGTATGAAGAATGGTATTGTCGCCTGCACAATTGGGGTTTGCTAG